From one Lysinibacillus sp. G4S2 genomic stretch:
- a CDS encoding Nramp family divalent metal transporter, with product MVYKRMTKSSAEAVLDGEITGWRRILPFLGPAFIAAVAYIDPGNFATNITAGSQYGYLLLWVIAFSNLMAVLIQSLSAKLGIATGKNLPEVAREHFSKKTSIFLWIQAELVIIATDLAEFIGAALGLYLLFNIPMLPAALITAVGSFAILELQRRGFRAFEAGISGMVLIVVLAFAFQTFLAQPNWGEVAMGMFSPHFEGVDSLLLATGILGATVMPHAIYLHSSLTQNRIVGRNDNEKKRIFRFEFIDIVIAMIIAGAINMSMLIIAAAVFHTQGLVVEDLDIAYNGLRDALGPMAAVSFGLGLLIAGLASSSVGTLAGDVVMQGFIRRKIPLYLRRAITMLPPLVIIASGVNATYALVLSQVILSFGIAFALIPLVMFTSKRDIMGNLVNHRVTTILGWFVVVIVVALNLYLLWQTIFG from the coding sequence ATGGTTTACAAACGAATGACAAAATCGTCTGCTGAGGCGGTTTTAGATGGAGAAATAACAGGCTGGCGACGAATTTTACCGTTTCTTGGTCCAGCTTTCATCGCAGCGGTTGCCTATATTGATCCAGGCAACTTCGCAACAAATATTACAGCAGGTTCACAATATGGATACTTACTTCTTTGGGTAATCGCCTTTTCCAATTTAATGGCGGTGTTAATTCAATCTTTGTCAGCAAAGCTCGGTATTGCGACTGGCAAAAATTTACCTGAAGTAGCACGTGAACATTTTTCTAAAAAAACTTCTATTTTTTTATGGATACAGGCTGAATTGGTCATTATCGCAACAGATCTCGCAGAATTTATTGGGGCTGCACTAGGGCTGTATTTGTTATTCAACATTCCAATGTTACCTGCAGCGCTTATTACAGCAGTCGGCTCATTTGCTATTTTAGAATTACAACGCAGAGGCTTTAGGGCATTTGAAGCAGGTATTTCTGGTATGGTGCTAATTGTCGTGCTAGCCTTTGCATTCCAAACGTTTTTAGCACAACCAAATTGGGGCGAAGTAGCGATGGGGATGTTCTCTCCTCACTTTGAAGGGGTAGACTCACTGTTACTGGCAACAGGTATTTTAGGTGCAACGGTTATGCCACACGCTATTTACTTACATTCTTCGTTGACACAGAATCGTATTGTTGGACGAAATGACAATGAAAAAAAACGTATTTTTCGTTTTGAGTTTATAGATATTGTGATTGCGATGATTATTGCCGGCGCCATCAATATGAGTATGCTAATTATTGCTGCCGCAGTATTCCATACACAAGGATTAGTAGTGGAAGATTTAGATATAGCCTATAACGGTTTAAGAGATGCTCTTGGACCAATGGCAGCAGTGTCCTTTGGTCTTGGTCTTCTTATTGCAGGTCTTGCTAGCTCTTCGGTGGGTACATTAGCAGGTGACGTTGTGATGCAGGGATTCATTAGAAGAAAAATACCCCTTTATTTGCGCCGAGCTATTACAATGTTACCTCCATTAGTCATCATTGCATCTGGAGTTAACGCAACCTATGCACTTGTCCTAAGTCAAGTTATTTTATCCTTTGGTATTGCCTTTGCCCTAATACCACTTGTTATGTTTACAAGTAAACGTGACATCATGGGTAACCTAGTCAACCACCGTGTTACCACAATATTAGGATGGTTTGTCGTAGTAATTGTAGTTGCTTTAAATCTTTATTTATTATGGCAAACGATATTTGGTTAA